The Zavarzinella sp. sequence GCACACCGAGAGTGGTTCGCGTCAGCACACCCACCGGTGATCAGACCGTTATTCGTTTCGATGGCAAGTCTGCGCTCTGGCAAACGTCCACCTCCTGGGGATCACTATCGAACGAACGCACGGTCGTCGCATACCTTCGACTTGCAGCAAAGGCAGATGGATTTCTCTTTGATGGTTCGACCAATACCGGCATGACTCGTGCTCAGATACGCGATGGCAAGTGGCAGGTTGGCGTTCAGCCACCACCAATCAAGAATGCGGACTTGGCCGATGTGACCACTCACGAGGCAAAAACGAACGAATGGCAGGTTCACACATGGACTTTCAAGAAGACCGCGAATGCCACGACCATTTCACATTTCCAGGGCGACAAACTGAAAACCGTAACCACGAAGGCAACGAGTCCACTCAGTGGGTTTATTCTCGGTACCAATGTCGCCATCAAATCGGGGCTGGAATTCGACATTGCCGAAGCCATTGTCTACGACCGTGTTATTGATGCCGCGGAACTCAAGGCGGTGTCAACATACCTCAAAAACAAGTGGGGCAATCCGACAGAGCTGCCCGTGGAGAAGCAACCAAAAGCCGAGACGATACCGGATGATCCAAGGTTGTTTCGAACTGTTATCCGCAAAAATGGCGATGACAATGTCCACACTTACCGCATTCCCGGCTTAGCCACGACACCAAAGGGAACGCTCATTGCGGTGTTCGATATCCGCCACAAGAACGGCGCTGATTTACCCGGCGATATTGATGTAGGGATGATGCGTTCAACGGACGATGGCAAAACCTGGAGCGAGATGAAGCGGATCATGGATTACGATGCGAGTGTGGCCGGTTCCAGGGGGAATGGTGTTGGCGACCCGGCAATTCTCGTTGATCGTAAAACTGGAACGATCTTTGTTGCGGCACTTTGGTCGAAAGGTAACCGTGCGTGGTTTGGTAGCGGCCCAGGCCTAACACCAGAAGAAACAGGCCAGTTTGTCATTTCTCATAGCACCGACGACGGTTTGACATGGTCGAAACCGGTCAGCATTACCCCGCAAGTGAAGGACAAGGACTGGTTACTGTGCTTCCAAGGCCCCGGCAACGGCATTCAATTGAATGATGGCACACTACTTTTTCCTGCTCAATACAAGGGGAAAGACAAGATTCCGCATTCGTGCTTTGTCGCGAGCACTGACGGTGGCAAGAATTGGACAATTTCGCCTCCAGCGGTACCTGGGAATCCACCGACCAGCGAAAGCTCGATCGCTCAATTAGCCGATGGTTCACTTCTCTTGTCCATGCGCAATGAAAATCGCGTGGGGAAACGTGTTTGGGCACGCTGGGAATGGAAGGACACCATCACCAAAGGAAAATGGAGTGATCACTGGCTAGATGTAATCGACCCGACCTGTATGGCAAGCATGATCAGCCATCCGCATGGAGAATTGATCCTATCTAACCCGAATAACGCCAAGCAACGCGATCATCTCACTATCCGGACGAGCAAAGACAGCGGCAAAACCTGGAGCACCGGCAAACTACTCGATCCTGGTACAGCGATGTATTCGTGCATGACCGTATTGAAAGACGGAAGCGTCGGCATCCTGTATGAGAACGGAGAAGGCCTCGTGTTTGTCCGCTTTCCACTTGCTTGGCTTTTGGAGTAAAAAATGGACGTGACAACGCCAGAGGGCCATGCAACCTTTGCCCGAACATACAGAAACGCCCTCCTCAATGATGTGATACCGTTTTGGTTACATTATGGAATGGATCATGAACATGGTGGTTACCTGACAGCTCTCGACCGCGACGGAACAGTGATCGACACGGACAAGTCCGTCTGGTTTCAAGGTCGTGGTGCATGGATGTTCTCTACACTTTTCAACACGAGTGAGAAGAAATCTGAATGGCTTGATGCCGCGAAAAGTGGTATCGATTTTCTGCGCCAGCACGGAGCGTCTCCGACTGGCAAGTTGTATTTCACTGTTACCCGCGACGGGCAGCCACTGCGTCTCAGGCGGTATGTCTACAGTGAGGCATTTGCAGCCATGGCCAATGCCGCATATGCCAGGGCAACAGGCGATGAGCGAGCTGCAACAGATGCCCAGCATTATTTTGTAACCTACCTCGAATATTCATTTGGAAATGGTAAATCTCTTCCCAAGACAGACCCCACGACCCGCCCAACACTCGGTATTGGGCCATACATGTTTTGTCTGGCAACAGCGCAGGAACTGCGTGCCCACCTGGGCGAAGTGATTACCCTGCAGCGTACCTGCACCGAATGGATCGACTGGAGCATCGAGCAGATCGAAAAGCATTTTCTGAAGGTGGAATATGAAGCACTCCTTGAAGTAGTCGGTGCCGATGGTGAAGTGCTGGATCACTTTGATGGCAGACAGTTGAACCCAGGACATGCTCTGGAATGTGCCTGGTTTATCATGCACGAAGGCAGACACCGCGGAAATCAACATTACATCGAACTTGGCTTGCAGATCCTGGACTGGATGTGGAAGCGGGGTTGGGACGAGCAATACGGCGGAATTTTTTACTTTCGCGACTTAAAAAACAAGCCTGTGCAGGAATATTGGCACGATATGAAGTTCTGGTGGCCCCACTGTGAAGCAATCATCGCTACCCTGCTGGCCTGGAAACTGACAGGCCAGCCGCGATACGCGGAATGGCATCGCCAGGTTCATGATTGGAGTTTTCAAAATTTTCCCGACCCAGAATACGGGGAGTGGTATGGTTATCTCCACCGCGATGGGCGGATATCAACTACTTTAAAAGGCAATATGTGGAAAGGCCCCTACCACCTGCCAAGAATGTTGTGGTATTGCTGGCAGCTTCTGGAGCCAGCTTCAACCCTGGGAAACACAAAAACTATGGGATAACAAACATTAAGGCGTCTGGAGTGTCAGATTGCCGTACGCGTGGCCCACACCCGGCAATGATCCACTTCCCATCGGGGGAAATATCGATGCCATAAACGGGGCCGCGTTCTACATTCCAGGCCTGTAATAATTTGCCATCATTCACAGACCAGATGGCAATATGCCCAGTACCTTTCAAGCCAGGCCCTGAAGTGATTAATTTCGTCTGATCGGGCGTAAAGCGGATGGAATAAATCCCACCTGGGTGGGAGCGACCGGGATCACTCATAAAGTCCGGGTGCTGAAATTCCCGAATGACCGTGGCATCGCTTACCCGCCAGAGTTTTAATGTGCGGTCATTTGATCCCGAAGCTATTAACTGACCATCTTTGCTGAACGCTGCCGCAAACACCTGATCCTGATGCCCCCTGGGAAATGTCTTCGCATCAAATGCTTTAAACTCTTTTACCATGTTACCGTTAGTAGCATCCCAGATCTTCATCGTCTGATCGAGGCTGGTGGTCAATATCTGTGCTTTGCCAGGCACCCACTGGACACGGTAAATCGGCTGATCGGCTGGTTTTCTGTGGGCTTCAATCGTGCGTACATTGTTTTTCTTTTCCAGATCATAAATAAATAACTGGCCATTGTGCACACCCACCGCGATCTGCTTGCCATCTTCGGACCATGCCACCGTATCGACAATGTTGGGGTAGTTCAAATTCACCAATGGATCCATTGATGCCAGTTTCCACTGTCGTACTTTATTGTCCAGAGCATTGGTGAAAATGATACTATCGCTGGCGAACACTGCTGCTGCGAGTTTACCAGGGTGCTTCATGGTTTGCACCACCTTGCCAAAATTTGGCGGAGTTGGTTGATTGATTTGGAAAGCGACATCCCAGGCAATTGCCTGGTCATCATCGCCAATGCCAAGCAGCATCTGACCGTTCGGCGAAAACTGGATCTGTTTTGCTACCCAGGGTGTTTTCAGCAGTTCTTTGGGCTCAGGCACATTCACCTGATACATTCTCACCAGCTTTTCATCGCTTGCCACCGCAAGCAACTGGGAATTATTACTGAAATCCAATCCAGTAATTTTGCCAGGAATCGCTTCATACTTCCGATCGATATTACCATTACCTGTATTCAATTGATACGCAATTCCTTCACTACCCCCAACAGCTAGTGACGCACCATTACTGGAGATACTAAGTGCCTGCAGCTCTTTGCCAGACACCGCAATATCTCGAGTGAACAGATCCTGTTGAATGCTGATATTCCCTACTTTGTCTATGATTACCGCCTGGGGCTGGGTGGGGTGCAAAAATGCCTGCAAGTGATTGCTGTCAGTCTGATAACCCTGTCGAAACTGCCCCGTTGCAACATCGTATGCACTCACCAACTGATCGGCAGATTCTACGAGCAGCATTTGCTTATTGGTGCTGAATTGCAGTCGGTCAATTTTTGCTGATAACGCAATCTCAGCAACCACCTTGCCATCAGTCACCTGTGAAATGACCACGTTTTTTCCTTGAGCGACAGCCAGCAACGTAGCATCAGTGCTGATCGCAAACGCATCAGCAGCTTGTGGTAACTTTCGAGCAGGTGCCACCTCTTTCAATGTGGCAAAGTCCCATTTCTTGAATGCATGTTCCGCATCAATGGTGTAAACAAAGTTCTGTCCCAGGTGCAGGCCAACGTGGGGCGTGCCCTGCTGGTGCGGCACCAGGGCGGCCATGCCGGGTGTATCAAACGACCACTGTTCTTTATTTGCCAGACTGACATTTAATGTGCGGTTGTCTTTCAGCCAGTGCACCGCGGAAATCGGCATCTGCCAAGTGCGTGCTGCCTGCAATTCCCCCACCTGAGGTGAAATTGCAAAGACCTGTAAGTGATAGTTCGCACCAGCCTGGGATACTACCGCAGCCATTTTGGCATCCGCAGAAATTTTCACATTGACGGGACTTCCCAACACTTTCCAACTCGTTTGCGTCTCGGATGCTTTCCAAAGTTGCACTTCGGCATCATTCCAGGCAGTCACCAGGTGATCATTCGCTGTGCCCAGGAAATCAACGATTTTCCCAACGGTTTTACCAGAATATTCCGCTACCTGCTTCGCTGTGGATATTTCCAACAGATGAACTTTCGCATCATCGCCGGTAAAAGCAATACGATCGGAATTGGCACTGATCGCTACAGAACGAATTGCTTTTGTGGAGGAAGTCGCCCATTTTAATTGTGGAGACCACATCTGCACCTGCTTATCTGATGAAGAAGAAAGGAGCCGCTTGTTATCGAGATGAAAAACCAGATCAGTTACTGGCTTGTCGTGGGTAAAGCTTTCCAGATACACCAACGCCTGATCCAGCAACATTACTTTGCCATTTTCCAGACCGATGCTGATTCGTTGCCCATCTGGCGAGATGGCGCAGGATGTGATCTTTTGCTCCAGGGTTTTCGTTGCAAGCTGCTTGTTGGTTTCCACTTCACGAACAATTACTTGTTTGTCGGAAACAGCACACAGCAACTTGCCATCTTTCGAAACTACAAACCGTTTACATCCAGCAACAGTATCAATAGATTTCACGAACTTCAAATCGCTACTTTGGTGAATACGTACCACCGCTTCGCTATCACACAGACAGAATAACCAGTCGTTGCTGCCACCACGAATCAGTGTGCGAACTGGTTTATCCGCAATTTTGGCAGATGGCAATTCTTTGCCATCGCTCAATTTAACCGGGTAGATATTCCCATCATTGCCACCAGCAAGCACCGTCTGGTTGTTGGCACTCCAGGTGATGCTGGTAATCGGCACTTTTAATGAAACTGGTGGCAGATCTTTTGCGCCATCACGGAGATTGAGCACCCCATCATCCGTGGTGTAGGCAATGCGATTTCCATCAGAACTCACGGCAAACGTGCGGATGGCGGCCTTTGCGGTCAAAAGTGTCTGGGCACTGGGATTGTTTGTCGGCCAGGTGCGGATCTGTTTATCACTGGCTACAGTCCATATACGGTTGCCATCGGCCGATATGACAAGCATTTCTACTTCGGATGCGTGGGCAAATGTTACAGGTTTGGTGGGTGGCATTGCCCATACCTTCAAAGTGCCATCTTCGCCACCTGTCGCAACCACCTGTCCATTTGGTGCACTGGTGAGTGCGGGAACAATTCCCGTGTGGCCATCAAAGACCCCCACCTGCTGGCTGCTGTTGATATTCCAGACTTGAACACGACCATCGGGGGTGGAAGTCAGTATGTGTTGATTATCGCGATGCACAATTGCTGAAGTGGGCTGCAACGTCAGGCCAGTAAACTGTTTTTCCACCGCACCCGTGCTGGCATTGCACAAACGGACAATTTTGTCTGTGCTGCTGATGACCAG is a genomic window containing:
- a CDS encoding sialidase family protein, which translates into the protein MRYSCCSVILLLALTTIAAEPSLDQVDLFPAGLKDNRQFRIPDIVNTKKHTVQTYCGARNNDELPASKMYAWYQQDGVKARGDKVTEWVTTVGTPTTRSLTHIVGTPRVVRVSTPTGDQTVIRFDGKSALWQTSTSWGSLSNERTVVAYLRLAAKADGFLFDGSTNTGMTRAQIRDGKWQVGVQPPPIKNADLADVTTHEAKTNEWQVHTWTFKKTANATTISHFQGDKLKTVTTKATSPLSGFILGTNVAIKSGLEFDIAEAIVYDRVIDAAELKAVSTYLKNKWGNPTELPVEKQPKAETIPDDPRLFRTVIRKNGDDNVHTYRIPGLATTPKGTLIAVFDIRHKNGADLPGDIDVGMMRSTDDGKTWSEMKRIMDYDASVAGSRGNGVGDPAILVDRKTGTIFVAALWSKGNRAWFGSGPGLTPEETGQFVISHSTDDGLTWSKPVSITPQVKDKDWLLCFQGPGNGIQLNDGTLLFPAQYKGKDKIPHSCFVASTDGGKNWTISPPAVPGNPPTSESSIAQLADGSLLLSMRNENRVGKRVWARWEWKDTITKGKWSDHWLDVIDPTCMASMISHPHGELILSNPNNAKQRDHLTIRTSKDSGKTWSTGKLLDPGTAMYSCMTVLKDGSVGILYENGEGLVFVRFPLAWLLE
- a CDS encoding AGE family epimerase/isomerase; translated protein: MDHEHGGYLTALDRDGTVIDTDKSVWFQGRGAWMFSTLFNTSEKKSEWLDAAKSGIDFLRQHGASPTGKLYFTVTRDGQPLRLRRYVYSEAFAAMANAAYARATGDERAATDAQHYFVTYLEYSFGNGKSLPKTDPTTRPTLGIGPYMFCLATAQELRAHLGEVITLQRTCTEWIDWSIEQIEKHFLKVEYEALLEVVGADGEVLDHFDGRQLNPGHALECAWFIMHEGRHRGNQHYIELGLQILDWMWKRGWDEQYGGIFYFRDLKNKPVQEYWHDMKFWWPHCEAIIATLLAWKLTGQPRYAEWHRQVHDWSFQNFPDPEYGEWYGYLHRDGRISTTLKGNMWKGPYHLPRMLWYCWQLLEPASTLGNTKTMG
- a CDS encoding WD40 repeat domain-containing protein; the encoded protein is MTRLLCCTLVLLGIGIILYSEEAKPAPQPKTIFHGHEEAIYAVAFHPKAKFAATASFDHKVNIWDTTDGRLVREFSGPKAHNSLVLAVDFDHTGDRLATGGSDNRMMIWDFPRETPMQEWDMAAPGTTVATSPDGKLVAVGNQQGKVKLWQVADGKSLIDLQAHQAAIQCLHMNNTILLTATAAGEMKLWNIADAKLLAVWHAHMQVLHAAKIHPSQPIVYTTGADGHVKFWQYRTNINKEYLVPGNGITNATISTDGNTLYAYCKDNTLRQINLTNGQVARTYTGLEGTCTALAVFPNNSYLIAGNEAGVLYCWTNSNGQLLAKWPGHSMAVQYLQTQTNNTQFISSGKDGVIRLWNIPKEEKKVALPAVPATASYTPDDARLVISSTDKIVRLCNASTGAVEKQFTGLTLQPTSAIVHRDNQHILTSTPDGRVQVWNINSSQQVGVFDGHTGIVPALTSAPNGQVVATGGEDGTLKVWAMPPTKPVTFAHASEVEMLVISADGNRIWTVASDKQIRTWPTNNPSAQTLLTAKAAIRTFAVSSDGNRIAYTTDDGVLNLRDGAKDLPPVSLKVPITSITWSANNQTVLAGGNDGNIYPVKLSDGKELPSAKIADKPVRTLIRGGSNDWLFCLCDSEAVVRIHQSSDLKFVKSIDTVAGCKRFVVSKDGKLLCAVSDKQVIVREVETNKQLATKTLEQKITSCAISPDGQRISIGLENGKVMLLDQALVYLESFTHDKPVTDLVFHLDNKRLLSSSSDKQVQMWSPQLKWATSSTKAIRSVAISANSDRIAFTGDDAKVHLLEISTAKQVAEYSGKTVGKIVDFLGTANDHLVTAWNDAEVQLWKASETQTSWKVLGSPVNVKISADAKMAAVVSQAGANYHLQVFAISPQVGELQAARTWQMPISAVHWLKDNRTLNVSLANKEQWSFDTPGMAALVPHQQGTPHVGLHLGQNFVYTIDAEHAFKKWDFATLKEVAPARKLPQAADAFAISTDATLLAVAQGKNVVISQVTDGKVVAEIALSAKIDRLQFSTNKQMLLVESADQLVSAYDVATGQFRQGYQTDSNHLQAFLHPTQPQAVIIDKVGNISIQQDLFTRDIAVSGKELQALSISSNGASLAVGGSEGIAYQLNTGNGNIDRKYEAIPGKITGLDFSNNSQLLAVASDEKLVRMYQVNVPEPKELLKTPWVAKQIQFSPNGQMLLGIGDDDQAIAWDVAFQINQPTPPNFGKVVQTMKHPGKLAAAVFASDSIIFTNALDNKVRQWKLASMDPLVNLNYPNIVDTVAWSEDGKQIAVGVHNGQLFIYDLEKKNNVRTIEAHRKPADQPIYRVQWVPGKAQILTTSLDQTMKIWDATNGNMVKEFKAFDAKTFPRGHQDQVFAAAFSKDGQLIASGSNDRTLKLWRVSDATVIREFQHPDFMSDPGRSHPGGIYSIRFTPDQTKLITSGPGLKGTGHIAIWSVNDGKLLQAWNVERGPVYGIDISPDGKWIIAGCGPRVRQSDTPDALMFVIP